Proteins found in one Deinococcus hopiensis KR-140 genomic segment:
- a CDS encoding nucleoside hydrolase — protein sequence MRKFIIDTDTGSDDAVALVMALQHETVEVLALTIVAGNVPMKQGAQNALYTVELCGRTTPVYEGLAAPILRPLQTAQFVHGEDGMGDIGLPLSGRVPATGHAVDVLVDTIHRFPGEITLVTLGPLSNIAAALLRDPSISSKLQACYVMGGVGQGPGNITPVGEYNIWADPEAADIVFSAGLPLTMIGWDVSWKYATFAPHDVQRLRGLGTPLAQFCVDIQAVLEAWAKENTSIPGFDLPDPIAMAVALDEQVATTVRELYVKVETHSELCRGQTVVDHLRSTQQPPNTRVVLEADRDRFIDMLHRAVAVSPRLA from the coding sequence ATGAGGAAATTCATCATTGATACCGACACGGGAAGTGACGACGCCGTCGCTCTCGTGATGGCTCTTCAGCACGAAACGGTTGAGGTCCTGGCCCTGACGATCGTTGCCGGCAACGTTCCTATGAAGCAGGGCGCCCAGAACGCCCTGTATACGGTGGAGTTGTGCGGCCGAACCACGCCGGTCTACGAAGGTCTGGCGGCTCCGATTCTGCGCCCTCTCCAGACGGCCCAGTTCGTTCACGGTGAAGACGGCATGGGCGATATCGGCCTTCCTCTGTCTGGCCGCGTGCCGGCCACTGGGCACGCCGTGGACGTTCTCGTTGACACCATTCACCGCTTCCCCGGCGAAATCACGCTCGTGACCCTCGGCCCGCTCAGCAATATCGCCGCAGCGCTGCTCCGTGATCCGAGCATTTCCAGCAAACTGCAGGCTTGCTACGTGATGGGGGGGGTGGGTCAGGGGCCTGGCAACATCACGCCCGTCGGGGAGTACAACATCTGGGCTGACCCAGAGGCCGCCGATATCGTCTTCAGTGCGGGCTTGCCGCTGACCATGATCGGTTGGGACGTCTCCTGGAAATACGCGACGTTCGCGCCTCACGACGTGCAGCGCCTGCGTGGGCTCGGAACTCCCCTCGCTCAATTCTGCGTCGATATTCAGGCGGTCTTAGAAGCGTGGGCCAAGGAGAACACCAGTATTCCCGGATTTGATCTGCCCGATCCGATCGCCATGGCTGTGGCCCTGGACGAGCAGGTCGCCACGACCGTCCGGGAACTGTACGTCAAAGTTGAAACCCACAGCGAACTTTGCCGCGGGCAAACGGTCGTAGACCATCTGCGCTCCACCCAGCAGCCCCCAAACACCCGTGTCGTCCTGGAAGCCGATCGCGACCGCTTTATCGACATGCTGCACCGCGCAGTTGCGGTGTCCCCGCGTCTGGCATGA
- a CDS encoding LacI family DNA-binding transcriptional regulator, with the protein MTSVDVARLAGVERSTVSLVLNGKAAGRVTPAVQALVWQAANQLGYLPNAAARTLRLGEPRAVALVVPQAVNPFFAPVLHGATVEARRRGHAVVLIDAEDDGAWRGRLLDTVSRQSVSGLLLWSALSDAELGSWRGRTVLIEDVRAGAPSVMLDVEGGAQQAARHLVQLGHRRFGHLAGRSSHPTFTRRKEAFLQTLREEAVGFEWSEMDAPFDLDGATRAAAELLRGPRRPTALFCDDDLLAAGAYKAARSLGLRIPADVSVVGFNDVPLARALEPELTTVAAEPDALGMRAVATLLDLLEGLEVVPSMLVPRLVVRGSTASPAV; encoded by the coding sequence GTGACGAGCGTCGATGTGGCGCGTCTGGCGGGCGTGGAACGCTCAACCGTATCGCTGGTGTTGAACGGTAAAGCCGCGGGTCGTGTGACACCTGCCGTGCAGGCGCTTGTTTGGCAAGCGGCCAATCAACTTGGCTACCTGCCGAATGCTGCGGCGCGTACCCTCCGTCTGGGGGAGCCGCGTGCGGTGGCCCTGGTCGTTCCCCAGGCTGTCAACCCGTTTTTCGCTCCCGTCCTGCATGGCGCCACAGTGGAGGCGCGGCGGCGTGGCCACGCGGTGGTGCTCATTGACGCTGAGGACGACGGAGCGTGGCGTGGGCGTCTGCTCGACACCGTATCGAGGCAGTCGGTCTCCGGTCTGCTCCTGTGGAGTGCGCTGAGTGACGCAGAACTTGGTTCTTGGCGGGGCCGGACCGTGTTAATCGAGGACGTTCGCGCTGGCGCGCCATCTGTGATGCTCGACGTCGAAGGTGGGGCCCAACAGGCCGCCCGGCACCTCGTGCAGTTGGGGCACCGACGCTTCGGCCACTTGGCTGGCCGCTCCTCGCATCCCACGTTCACGCGCCGGAAAGAAGCGTTTCTCCAAACGCTCCGGGAAGAGGCGGTCGGCTTCGAATGGAGTGAGATGGACGCACCATTTGATCTGGACGGAGCGACGCGGGCGGCGGCCGAACTCCTGCGAGGCCCTAGACGACCAACGGCGCTGTTTTGCGACGATGACCTGCTCGCGGCTGGCGCTTACAAAGCGGCGCGTTCCCTGGGCCTGCGTATTCCGGCGGATGTCTCGGTCGTGGGCTTTAACGATGTGCCGTTGGCCCGCGCGTTGGAGCCGGAGTTGACGACGGTGGCAGCGGAACCTGACGCACTGGGGATGCGGGCGGTGGCCACGCTCCTGGATCTTCTCGAAGGGCTGGAGGTTGTGCCCTCGATGCTGGTGCCGCGCTTGGTGGTTCGTGGTTCCACAGCCTCACCTGCGGTGTAG
- the add gene encoding adenosine deaminase translates to MTGNHFRFLPKVELHLHLDCSLSFDAVRTLSPSVTAAQYVAAYVPPSRVTDLADLLRRNARSLALLQTPWGLRVAVHDLMRQLRDDGVVYAELRFAPLQHLEGGLQPKQVVQTVNHALEQAIRETGVEARLLLCTLRHFTAADSLRTAQLAHAFQGTYVVGLDLAGNEAGHSLDAHVAAFDYAHRHGLSCTAHAGEARGAQSVRETLDRLHPSRIGHGVRSIEEPELLCELKRRRVHLEVCPSCNVQIGIFGSLAAHPVDPLYRAGVSVGINTDTRTLTPTTLSAEYARLSAAFRWDHSDFLRSNLMALDASFAEPALKARLRPVLECAYA, encoded by the coding sequence ATGACCGGCAATCACTTCCGTTTCTTACCGAAGGTTGAGCTGCACCTCCACCTCGATTGTTCACTTAGCTTTGACGCTGTACGCACCCTCAGTCCCAGCGTCACCGCTGCCCAATACGTCGCCGCTTACGTCCCGCCGTCCAGAGTCACGGATCTGGCTGACCTGTTGCGGCGCAATGCCCGCAGTCTGGCACTACTGCAGACACCATGGGGCCTCCGCGTGGCTGTACATGATCTGATGCGTCAGCTGCGTGATGACGGCGTTGTCTACGCGGAACTCCGCTTTGCGCCCCTACAGCATCTCGAAGGCGGGCTCCAGCCGAAACAGGTCGTGCAGACCGTCAATCACGCATTGGAACAGGCGATTCGGGAGACCGGCGTCGAAGCAAGGCTCCTGCTATGCACGTTGCGCCACTTTACTGCAGCGGATAGCCTGCGCACTGCACAGCTTGCGCACGCGTTCCAAGGCACATACGTGGTCGGGCTCGACCTCGCGGGTAACGAAGCGGGCCACAGTCTCGACGCGCACGTCGCTGCTTTCGACTATGCCCACCGGCACGGCCTGTCCTGCACAGCACACGCTGGCGAAGCGCGTGGTGCCCAGAGTGTCCGCGAGACGCTCGACCGGCTCCACCCGTCCCGCATAGGACATGGAGTCCGCAGCATCGAGGAGCCCGAATTGCTGTGCGAACTTAAACGTCGCCGCGTTCATCTGGAAGTATGCCCCTCCTGCAACGTCCAGATCGGAATCTTCGGGTCTCTCGCTGCACACCCGGTAGACCCGCTGTACCGAGCCGGAGTTTCCGTTGGCATCAACACCGACACCCGGACCCTCACGCCCACCACCCTGAGTGCGGAGTATGCGCGGCTGTCCGCTGCGTTCCGCTGGGACCATAGCGATTTCCTCCGCAGCAACCTCATGGCTCTGGACGCCAGCTTCGCCGAACCGGCCCTGAAAGCCCGACTCCGGCCGGTGCTTGAGTGCGCGTATGCCTGA
- a CDS encoding substrate-binding periplasmic protein: protein MIIVHASRAPLLLLTALLGGAALFPAHAQAGDLAKIQSSGKFRIGFSTDTPGLVTWENGKAAGFAVEVVDMIAKDIKVKGVTWQKVATPEQLVKDLRAGKLDAIMDVNLPLQLDNVARQAPFTCTGGVLLSRPGGPEFEEDIKGQRIAVATNSPYFYYVRNLPFEKKVNVFANSDQALLAFLSGSVDSLVLDRFDALKMYNRVGAKKLHISSPLWNQHLQLVTPGSSRRDSALSAAYNVAFTKLEDNGTYARLSKKYFQQDVSCEGWN from the coding sequence ATGATTATTGTTCACGCTTCACGCGCTCCCCTTCTCCTGCTGACCGCCCTGTTGGGGGGAGCAGCCCTGTTTCCTGCACACGCTCAGGCAGGCGACCTCGCCAAAATTCAGAGCAGTGGCAAGTTCAGAATCGGTTTCTCCACCGACACGCCCGGTCTGGTCACCTGGGAGAACGGCAAAGCAGCGGGCTTTGCGGTTGAGGTTGTGGACATGATTGCCAAGGATATCAAGGTGAAGGGCGTCACCTGGCAGAAGGTCGCCACCCCTGAGCAGCTGGTCAAGGATTTGCGGGCCGGCAAGCTCGACGCGATTATGGACGTCAATCTGCCGCTGCAGTTGGACAATGTTGCGCGGCAGGCGCCCTTCACTTGTACCGGAGGGGTGCTGCTCAGCCGTCCCGGTGGGCCCGAGTTCGAAGAGGACATCAAGGGACAGCGCATCGCTGTGGCGACGAACAGCCCCTACTTCTATTACGTGCGTAACCTCCCCTTCGAGAAGAAGGTCAACGTATTTGCCAACTCAGACCAGGCGCTGCTGGCCTTCCTGTCGGGCTCGGTTGACTCGCTGGTCCTCGACCGTTTCGACGCCCTGAAGATGTACAACCGGGTCGGGGCCAAGAAGCTTCATATCAGCTCCCCTCTGTGGAACCAGCACCTGCAGTTGGTGACGCCCGGTTCATCCCGCCGTGACAGCGCCCTGTCCGCCGCCTACAATGTCGCGTTCACAAAATTGGAAGACAACGGCACCTATGCCAGGCTGAGCAAGAAGTACTTCCAACAAGACGTCAGCTGCGAAGGCTGGAACTAA
- a CDS encoding glycosyl hydrolase family 18 protein — MSKTHLGLGSLLLTALVSCGQQAAPSRTLTPQATNRVPTITAFSASKTTGPAPLDTTLTLQASDPDGDTLSCVLDINGDGYGDLNYGSCVSPKTQPYTFKQAGITKVRLMVTDARGATTAREIAITVGGAVPSPSPNPDPTPTPPTQAAFDVTYKVDSDWKSGFVATVTVKNNGPAVDGWTLGWSFDGDQRITGGWNGTPTQSGKAVTVKNASYNGNIPSGGTVSFGFMGEYPYGTSNPLPSVFTVNGVKVGEPAPPPPPPPPPLPAPSGNTWVMGYYVGYLRGLYPLDAVNWSALTHLMLGRVTPNSDGTLNTTFDIDTVNGPLWAKAAVQRAHANNRKVILMLGGAGTYGDFVGAANSANRARFIDNLLKLVDEYGADGLDLDWEPIQTGDEASLKALAEGLKARRPNLLLTLPVGWVNANFPSWEARPYFGQIAPLFDRINIMSYAMNGVYGGWQSWHSGALAGETGSTPSSVMSSVDAYANVGVPLSKIGLGIGFFGSCFTGVTGPNQSSATMKLVADDNVMSYANIMTQYASAGAKTWDDKAKVPYLSSSSGLGPQKCNFVSYEDPQSITLKGQYARQKGLGGAIVWNINQGYLKDAPVGSRDPLMDAVRAAFLP, encoded by the coding sequence ATGTCTAAAACCCATCTGGGTCTCGGATCGCTCCTGCTCACGGCGCTCGTATCTTGCGGACAGCAAGCCGCGCCAAGCAGGACGCTGACCCCGCAGGCCACCAACCGTGTCCCCACCATCACGGCCTTCAGTGCCTCCAAGACGACTGGCCCCGCGCCTCTCGATACCACCCTCACCCTTCAGGCGTCCGATCCCGATGGCGACACGCTTTCTTGCGTGCTCGACATCAACGGCGACGGCTACGGCGACCTGAACTACGGCAGTTGCGTCTCGCCCAAGACGCAGCCCTACACCTTCAAGCAGGCGGGAATTACCAAGGTCCGCCTGATGGTGACCGACGCCCGGGGCGCAACGACTGCGCGCGAGATCGCCATTACTGTAGGCGGCGCTGTCCCCAGTCCCAGCCCCAATCCGGACCCCACGCCAACCCCTCCGACCCAGGCGGCCTTTGACGTGACCTACAAGGTAGACAGCGACTGGAAATCTGGCTTCGTCGCCACCGTGACCGTGAAGAACAATGGTCCGGCCGTGGACGGCTGGACCCTGGGCTGGAGCTTCGACGGGGATCAGCGGATCACGGGGGGATGGAACGGCACCCCGACGCAAAGCGGGAAGGCCGTAACGGTCAAAAACGCCTCCTACAACGGCAACATCCCCTCAGGCGGCACGGTGTCGTTCGGCTTTATGGGCGAGTACCCTTACGGCACTTCCAACCCCTTACCCTCTGTCTTCACGGTCAATGGCGTCAAGGTGGGCGAACCTGCACCCCCGCCCCCTCCGCCTCCCCCACCCCTGCCCGCGCCGAGCGGCAACACATGGGTGATGGGGTATTACGTGGGCTACCTGCGCGGCCTCTACCCGCTGGACGCCGTGAACTGGAGCGCGCTGACGCACCTGATGCTGGGCCGCGTGACGCCCAACAGCGACGGCACCCTCAACACCACCTTCGATATCGACACCGTGAATGGACCACTATGGGCCAAGGCCGCTGTACAGCGGGCCCATGCCAACAACCGCAAGGTCATCCTGATGCTGGGCGGCGCAGGAACCTATGGGGACTTCGTGGGTGCAGCGAACAGTGCCAACCGCGCCCGGTTCATTGACAACCTGCTCAAGCTGGTGGACGAGTACGGCGCGGACGGGCTGGACCTCGACTGGGAACCGATCCAGACGGGTGACGAGGCTTCCCTGAAGGCCCTGGCCGAGGGACTCAAGGCCCGGCGTCCGAACCTGCTGCTGACCCTGCCTGTGGGCTGGGTGAACGCCAACTTCCCCAGCTGGGAGGCGCGGCCCTACTTCGGCCAGATTGCCCCCCTATTCGACCGCATCAACATCATGAGCTACGCAATGAATGGCGTGTACGGTGGCTGGCAGTCGTGGCACTCTGGGGCGCTCGCGGGTGAAACCGGCAGCACGCCCAGCAGCGTCATGTCGAGCGTCGACGCCTACGCGAACGTGGGCGTGCCGCTGAGCAAGATCGGTCTGGGCATCGGCTTTTTCGGCAGCTGCTTTACGGGCGTTACCGGCCCCAATCAGTCTTCCGCCACCATGAAGCTCGTGGCCGACGACAACGTAATGAGCTATGCCAACATCATGACCCAGTACGCCAGCGCCGGGGCGAAAACCTGGGACGACAAAGCCAAGGTCCCGTACCTGAGCTCCTCTTCAGGCCTGGGACCGCAGAAGTGCAACTTCGTCTCCTACGAGGACCCGCAGAGCATCACCCTCAAGGGCCAGTACGCCCGGCAAAAGGGCCTGGGCGGAGCCATCGTCTGGAACATCAACCAGGGGTATCTGAAAGACGCCCCTGTCGGCAGCCGTGATCCCCTGATGGACGCAGTCAGGGCGGCCTTCTTGCCGTAA
- a CDS encoding HD-GYP domain-containing protein: MIWVRSLRVARLADQLGGALGLDQGERQTLHWGALLHDVGKLFVPVGLLNKPAPLTPAERTCLNLHAERGADLLARYPVLPAG, translated from the coding sequence ATGATCTGGGTACGCAGCTTGCGGGTGGCCAGACTGGCAGATCAACTCGGCGGTGCCCTCGGCCTGGATCAGGGCGAGCGGCAGACCCTCCACTGGGGCGCGCTGCTGCACGACGTGGGCAAACTGTTCGTGCCCGTGGGCTTGCTGAACAAGCCCGCACCGCTCACTCCTGCTGAGCGGACCTGCCTGAACCTGCACGCCGAGCGCGGTGCGGACCTGCTCGCGCGTTATCCGGTCCTGCCCGCAGGGTAA